AGCAAGGGGCATGGGATGTGACCTCTTCCTATTAAGTCATAGGGAGGTTTCAGAACTTCTGAGTGGGTGGAATTGATGAGCACTAGATGAGGGgtgcctaaatgaaattagatttaactgaggtctagtggcaggttggggcacagggagtcacatggagctcccctgcaacccctttggatttggcacaaggttaaatgaggtctagtagcagcgcaagagtcctctgtaaaggaatttacagacccaaaaacctagattgataaaagaggcttattatgggatttggaagtaaggttaaaaggtggGAAGACACCAGAGCCGGGGTTGGTtctggtgggcagaaatccttgacatgaccggCGTAAGGATGTCACGTATGGGACTTCTGCagagagtggactccagtttggccctttttataataggggactttggataatctgaaggggctcatgggtaCAGTCCCAGGTAGGCTTCTGGCTTGAGttccagccagggttagaatttgaagagaattcaatgggtttttagataaggaggaaactattcgtgcttggggtggggtcccttccctgaggcggagtccaaggagattttaagagttCTGGGGTTTCTTCATCAGAATGATCAGTGTCTCCTGGGCGTGCGTGTTGTTCTGGGCTAGGATACTATAATGGTCACTTGTTTGCTCCTGGTCCAAACATCAGAGGGAAAGAGAGCCGGTCCTAGGGGCAAGTCCATCCCCTTTTTCTGGACCTAAATTTAAAGTGGCATTTTTAGTTTTGGAGACCCCCATCCACACACTGACCCCTGTGCTCATGAGGCTTCGCTGGTTTCTGAAAATGCAGAGTGAAAAGTTCATTGGCTGAGTCCTTCCCAGTTTTCAAGCTTCTTTCCATATTACCTCCTTTGTCACATTCTCTTTCAGCCAGACTGTCCTGCCTACTGTGCCTTATAAACAACATGCCAtttcccacctccatgcctttgcccAAACTGCCCCCATGCCCAAGTGACTCTCCCTCCACACCTCTGTTTGCTTTGAGATTAAGCTCAAGCCCCTTCTGATCCCTGAAGATTCCAGCCCTCTCTGTCCTGAAATGACCTCATATTGTCTGGTCCATCTTCATCCATTTTCCCTGGTAGGCTGCAAGTTCCCTGAGACCAGATGGCCTCATTTTTGTCCTTGGATGCTGCAGTCTTGGGACAGTCCCTGACAGACAGGAGACTTTCCTGAATGCTTGTGGAGAGTCCCCTCTCCAACTTTCCAGAGGTCCCTGGCTTTCGGGGGCTACAGTGCTACCTGTGTCTCCATAGTGGGTGACTGATAACTGTCGGGAAACCTCGGCAGGTCCCGCATTTTTATCTTTCTGGTTGTGCTCTGGGGGAAGAAGGCAAGAAGCCTCATCTCTCTATGGTCTAACATCCCTCCATATCCTGGCAAATTTTTCCTTGGAACTATCTGGAAAGATCCTTCTCCAAATCAGGACTCCCTCCTGactgagtctctctctctccactgggGGATGCCAGTATCCCTCAAAAGCATGGCCCTGAACAAAGATACTCTCTGCCCTCCCCATGGGCCACATGGCAAGATCCTCTTCAGTACCCTTCTTGTGGACTTTCTCAAGACAGGGTCCTCCCCTGGCAGGGAAAATGGCAGTCACCTTGAGGAGAAGAATGGCGGGCAAGTCTGTGTGTACGAATGTGCAGGTGTGTTCAGGTGGCAGAGCGCAAGGAACCTCTCCAGAGTCAACGGGAAGGCCTCTTTCCCCATTCTGACTTCCCTCTCTGTTTCGGCATACAAAGGGTTCCCCTAAACTGTCCATCATCAGCTCACAATCAGCCCTGGTCCTGTTTGGGGCTCCGTTGTCCTGGGGCTGCTGGCTGTGTTTGTGTGGAACCTTCTGGAGGCCTCTTGAATGCGGGATGTGCAGAGGCAGCTGCCAGGGACATCTCGAGGGGAACTCCCTCGTGCCAGGGCTGCTCTGATGGGAGGCAGGCCCTTCGAAGTGAACACTGCTGCCTGCTGGAGGCGTGTGGAGGCATCCGAGGCAAAGAATATTTTCTGGCTAAATTCGTGCCAGTTCCTGAGGCTCTGGAGGAGGTGTTGGGGCAGGGTGCGTCGGGTGTCCTGCACTTGAATTAGACATGCTGACGTTTGGTGAAGCCGGACAAAGGAACGGTAGCCAAGTGTGCAGGCTgattgatgagagaaaggaaagggggaaccccattggtCGGCgtaaagatagtaagataatcccacgaggcgcagtgtcccctgtaagtgaatttacaggcccgaaaacctagattgagaaataaaaggtttattgtagaaatttggaagtaaagctcagttagaaagacggcAGGGCCgaaggtggccactgggcgggcaggaacccttacgtGGCCGGAAGGATGCCATGTGTTGGGGGAAGGGCTCcggcttggctcttttatatctAGAAGTGGCTGCTTGTAGGCGGTGccaagttctggcgggcttttcacataaggaagaaactgtggggggttggggaaatctgagcagatagtggggcccagatattcaaaagggtgctttttgaccaggatttggtCAAAGGTCAAGCCATCGAGGTCAGCCATGGGgtttgggaaatcagaaaggaatcccAAAGGGATCTCACCCCCTATCATTGAAAAGTGGCTCAAAATGGGATGCAGAGGGATGGTCGTGACCATGGTGAGCTGATGGGGCCATGCCTTCTGCTCTCTCCAGACAGTCTTGTGTGGCATTCATGCTTTGCAGCCACACCCATACGGTGGGCCTAAGGGAGGGAAACAAGACTAGTGAGAGGCCAGGAAAGTGAGTTGATGCAGTTTATTACCAGGTGGGAATGGTCAGGGCCATCCCTGCAAACATTGACCAAAGAGAGAGGCTGCCAGGGGCCGCAAGCACGAGCCAGGTGCAGTCAGGACCCTAGAGAGAGCCAGCGGAAGCTGCTCCATGGGCCGGGTGTACACCAAAGCAGGTGCCGAGGCTGGGGGCAGCCATGGGCTCAAATAGCTGAGGGTGTGTGGGACCTTGTCATCTGTGTGTCACAAGAAAGGGCTGGGGTGGCTGATCAGTTGTGAGACTGATGATTGAAGATGGATCCAGGAGGCCCACTGCAGTCAGGCCCGAGACAGAGGGCGTCAGCCGAGGGGACAGAGAGCAGCAGCCCGGGGTCAGCAGCAAGATTTCTGGCCGCAGCTGGGGGCGCAGCAGGCGGGCTTGCAGCAGGCGGGCCGGCAGACCAGGGACACACAGGAGGCGGGGCGGCAGCAGGGGGCGGCCGGGCAGCAGGAGGGTGCGCAGCAGCAAGAGGAGGAGGACGTGGGGCCGCAGCAAGAGGGTCTGCAGGAGACGGGCGCGCAGCAGGAGGCCGGGCCGCACACGGGCCGGCACACGAGGCGCACGCAGCAGGCCGGGCGGCAGCAGCTGGGCTGGCAGAAGCAGGAGGCGGGGCGGCAGCAGGTGGCGGCCGGGCAGCAGGAGGGTACAACGCAGCAAGAAGAGGAGGATGGGATGGTACAGCAAGACGGTTTGCAGGAGACGGGCACGCAGCAGGAGGCTGGACTGCACACAGGCCGGCAGATGAGGGACACACAGGAGGCTGGACAGCAGGAGGGTGCACTGCAGAGGcagcaagaggaggaggaggaggaggaggaggaagatgaggaagaagaggaagatgaggaggatgaggaagaagcACAGTAAATGGATTTGCAGGAGACAGGCACACAGCAGCAGGCTGGGCGGCAGCAGCTGGGCTGGCAGCAGCAGGAGGCAGGGCAGCAGGCTGTGGTCACACAGCAGCTGGGCTTGCAGCACATGGGGACGCAGCAGCAGGACTGCACCGAGCAGGGAGAGGCAGTGCAGCACGGGGCCGGGCAGCAGGAGGCCGGTGTGCAGCACGGGGCCGGGCAGCATGGGGCCGGGCAGCAGGGGGCCGGGCAGCAGGGGGCTGGGCAGCAGCCGGGTTCACAACAGCTCTCCGGGCAGTCGTCCAGCTGCCAGGAAGAGCCGGTGCAAGAACTGGGCAAGCAGACTCTGTTGCTGCCACAGCTCACGTCACTGGAACAGACCGAGACGGCCGAGGCTGTGGGAAAGCAAGGCCCAGAGAAACAGGTGTCTGCCATGGTGGGAGCGCTGGATGGGTGCCTTGGGAGGCAGAGACCGGGAAACGGGTGTCAGTGAGGGGCTGAGTGCCTGATGCAGGGAGGTGCAGGAGCCTCACTGGGATGGAGCTGGTGTCTGTGCCTGTGGGCGTgagtgtgagtgtgggtgtgggtgtgggtgtgggtgtgagtgAAGCTGTGGGGCTGCTGTGAAGGTGGCTCAGCCTGGTGGGCTTTTATATCCCTCCTGGCAGGAGGATGGCCCAAGGAAGGCCGGACCTTCTTCCCTATTGATGTTTGTGGCCTCTTCCCTCAGAAGCCAATCATTAGGGGAGGGTGACACAGCCCGGGGGAGAGCCATCGGTCCACAAACACCTCTCCCTGTGAGTCTGACTGCAGTGGCCTTGCTGGGGAGGGGCTCGGGCTCTGGGGCCCTCGGTCCTGCCGTGTGCGGCCAGCGACGTGACAGCCAGTGCTTCTCAGTGAAGGGAGTCAGGCAGCAATGGGGAGATGAGCAGGGCGTGGAGAACATGCCTCCCGTCTCAGGCAAAATGGCCAGTGGGCTCCCTGTGGGGCGTTCCTGGAATTAGCTCTTTGGAGCACGCCAGGGGAACGTGTAGGAAGAACGTCTGCCGCTGGGCCAAATGGGACAGTCTCGCCTCTGCAACTTGCGCTCGTGCCAGCCCCACAACGGCCATGCCAACGGTCCCGACTCCCAGGCCCTCTGCCGGGAGGTCCTCCCATGACCGTGGGGACAGCCGGGCCCTTGGGATGTGATGGCAAGGGAGTTTGTGCTAGGAAGACTTGGATCAGCAGGTGGCTTCAAGGTCGACCCTGAAGGGCAGAAGCGGCCATTCTAAGCAGGGCAGGTGGCCTGAGGGGATGGGCTCTCATGGCCCGTTCTGGCCTCTGCTGGGCGGCTCCAGGAAGCAGAGGGGGACCTGCTGAAGGACATGCTCTTAAGTGAGTTGATGCCCCTCCTGGAGGAGAGACCCAAGCCAAGCTGTCTGGGGACTGTGGTTCTTATTGTGGCTTGCCACACGTGCCCTCTTGGCCAGAGAGAGGTTATGGGAGACTGCTGGCTGAAGGATTTTCTGGCTCTGACCTTTCCCAGGGGTCTCCTGTGGTTGTGTGGCCCCCGGTCGGAGTCTTGGGAGAGCTCCTTGGCACACAGCCTTCCAGTCCTTGCCATGGGTAATGTCACCTTGGTCTGTACCCCTGTAGGGCCTTTCCTCCATGGTGGAGGTGGTAGCATTCCCGGGCTGGAATCCCCGAAGATCGTGATGGAGACAAGTGTCCAGGAAGTCCTTGTCCAGGGTGACATTTTTGTTGTTAGTCACGACTGTTGGTGAAACTCGtgcctttccccctctcccttgcACTTCAGGTAGGTATTATGCCCAGAGGCTCCTCTGTCCACTCGTCATGGGCCGAAAGTTCCTTCAGAAATGTGTGCGGTCACAGCGGCTGCTCTGATTGGCCAGATCGCCTGCTGCAGGGAGTGTCTGTGACCCGGCCATGCACGCTGGCCCATGAGCACTTGGGGCTCACTCACGGTTGAGTGCCCTGACTTTGAGCGAGGCTCCCATGAGCTGAGAGCTCCAGCCTCCTCAGCAGTCCAGGGGGAGGAGAGGGCTCGGCAATCCCTCTACCCCTTCTGACAAGTGAGGCGTCGCAGTGCACCCACTGGCCGCATTGCATCGAGGCCGGCTCCTTTGCCGGGGAGCTCTCCCACAGGCCATGTGGATATGGATCAAGGTATTCCTTGCACTGTGGAGTTCATTCCAAAGGCAGCGCAGCAAGGGGCTCGGCAGCAGGACGGCTGGCAACGGGAAGGTCCGCAGCCAGTGGCCAGGCCCCGGGGCATGGGGTCTCCAAGTTCAGGCGAAGGCCTGCCTGTGATGGGCAAGAGCCTGGCCGAGTGTCCCCTCAGGTTCAAAGGCCTGTTCCTTGTGAGCTCGACGCCAGAAAGCTGAAGGGACAGGGAAGTCATTCTAGAGAAATGCATGCCACAgacattcttccttttttttttttttaatttttaaaattaattttataattataacatttttttgacagtatatatgcatgggtaattttttacaacattatcccttgtactcccttctattctgaattttcccctccttccc
The Sminthopsis crassicaudata isolate SCR6 chromosome 4, ASM4859323v1, whole genome shotgun sequence genome window above contains:
- the LOC141540454 gene encoding uncharacterized protein LOC141540454, whose product is MADTCFSGPCFPTASAVSVCSSDVSCGSNRVCLPSSCTGSSWQLDDCPESCCEPGCCPAPCCPAPCCPAPCCPAPCCTPASCCPAPCCTASPCSVQSCCCVPMCCKPSCCVTTACCPASCCCQPSCCRPACCCVPVSCKSIYSSCCVPVSCKPSCCTIPSSSSCCVVPSCCPAATCCRPASCFCQPSCCRPACCVRLVCRPVCGPASCCAPVSCRPSCCGPTSSSSCCCAPSCCPAAPCCRPASCVSLVCRPACCKPACCAPSCGQKSCC